From Haloglomus litoreum, the proteins below share one genomic window:
- a CDS encoding sulfurtransferase → MVEDSYAKDVLVSADWVEDRLDEFQSDDPAHRLVEVDVDTEAYDEGHAPGAIGFNWETELQDQTERDILSKADFEDLLGSHGITEDSTVVLYGDNSNWFAAYTYWQFKYYGHDDVRLMDGGRDYWVENDYPLTDEAPEFSAQEYNAGGPFETIRAYRDDVENAIERGIPLVDVRSPEEFSGEILAPPGLQETAQRGGHIPGAENISWAATVQDDGRFKSREELAELYGAQGIDDSQSVVAYCRIGERSSIAWFALHELLGYENTTNYDGSWTEWGNLVGAPIETGSGE, encoded by the coding sequence ATGGTCGAAGACAGCTACGCGAAGGACGTCCTCGTCTCCGCCGACTGGGTCGAGGACCGACTCGACGAGTTCCAGAGCGACGACCCCGCCCACCGACTGGTCGAGGTCGACGTGGACACCGAGGCCTACGACGAGGGGCACGCCCCCGGCGCCATCGGCTTCAACTGGGAGACGGAACTGCAGGACCAGACCGAGCGCGACATCCTCTCGAAGGCGGACTTCGAGGACCTGCTCGGCTCCCACGGCATCACCGAGGACTCCACGGTCGTCCTCTACGGTGACAACTCCAACTGGTTCGCGGCCTACACCTACTGGCAGTTCAAGTACTACGGGCACGACGACGTCCGCCTGATGGACGGCGGGCGCGACTACTGGGTCGAGAACGACTACCCGCTCACGGACGAGGCACCGGAGTTCTCCGCACAGGAGTACAACGCCGGCGGTCCGTTCGAGACCATCCGCGCCTACCGCGACGACGTCGAGAACGCCATCGAGCGTGGCATCCCGCTCGTCGACGTCCGTTCGCCCGAGGAGTTCTCCGGCGAGATCCTCGCGCCCCCGGGCCTGCAGGAGACCGCCCAGCGCGGTGGCCACATCCCCGGCGCCGAGAACATCTCCTGGGCCGCGACGGTGCAGGACGACGGCCGCTTCAAGTCCCGCGAGGAGCTGGCGGAGCTGTACGGCGCGCAGGGCATCGACGACTCGCAGTCCGTCGTCGCCTACTGCCGCATCGGCGAGCGCTCCTCCATCGCGTGGTTCGCGCTCCACGAGCTGCTCGGCTACGAGAACACGACGAACTACGACGGCTCCTGGACCGAGTGGGGCAACCTCGTCGGCGCCCCCATCGAGACGGGCTCGGGCGAGTGA
- a CDS encoding sulfurtransferase: MPVVVSVDWLAAHREDPDVAVVDVRDAWEFDGIGHVPGAVNVPFDAFRATEHAAQRAGDSASGDEPRAHGEAEAGMLPGSRAFADLLSEAGIDNGDRVVAYDDTNGVFAARLLVTAELYGHDPDRLHLLDGDFSAYNLAHETTSAATEVEPTDYRAAYQERGPLVPLATVEAAIDDPGTVIVDTREEWEFEEGHIPGAVRLDWQELVDAETRGLLPADEMRDLLAERGIRPGERVLLYCNTARRISHTYTVLRHLGFPNLAFYEGSLTEWEAAGNTLETA; encoded by the coding sequence GTGCCGGTCGTCGTGAGCGTCGACTGGCTGGCGGCCCACCGCGAGGACCCGGATGTGGCCGTCGTCGACGTCCGCGATGCCTGGGAGTTCGACGGCATCGGGCACGTCCCGGGGGCGGTGAACGTCCCGTTCGACGCCTTCCGTGCGACCGAGCATGCGGCGCAACGCGCCGGAGACAGCGCGAGCGGCGACGAGCCGCGAGCGCACGGCGAGGCCGAGGCCGGGATGCTCCCCGGGTCGCGGGCGTTCGCCGACCTGCTGAGCGAGGCCGGCATCGACAACGGCGACCGCGTCGTCGCCTACGACGACACGAACGGCGTCTTCGCCGCCCGGCTGCTCGTCACCGCCGAGCTGTACGGCCACGACCCCGACCGCCTCCACCTGCTCGACGGTGACTTCTCGGCCTACAATCTGGCCCACGAGACGACGAGCGCGGCCACCGAGGTCGAGCCGACCGACTACCGCGCCGCGTACCAGGAGCGGGGCCCGCTGGTCCCTCTCGCCACGGTCGAGGCCGCCATCGACGACCCCGGGACCGTCATCGTCGACACGCGCGAGGAATGGGAGTTCGAGGAGGGACACATCCCCGGCGCGGTCCGGCTGGACTGGCAGGAACTGGTCGACGCGGAGACGCGGGGCCTGCTGCCGGCCGACGAGATGCGCGACCTGCTCGCCGAGCGCGGCATCCGCCCGGGCGAGCGGGTCCTGCTGTACTGCAACACCGCCCGGCGCATCAGTCACACGTACACGGTGCTCCGGCATCTCGGCTTCCCGAACCTGGCGTTCTACGAGGGCTCGCTGACGGAGTGGGAGGCCGCGGGCAACACGCTGGAGACGGCCTGA
- a CDS encoding AI-2E family transporter — translation MSLARRRRRLLAGLVAGLLLLCGVVLFDVLQTVFFAVTVAYVLYPVQRRLVDRGVPAYWASAVVTGAAFGVVLVVVAAFALVLYNRRESLFTLLRTVPKEVTVPLGEFSYTLDTTTALATARGALQSLAVDVATAAPVLALKLFLFAILLFALLVRPGSVGRTAFAVTPPAYHDVLVALDRRVRETLYGIYVLQAATAAGTFAVALVVFGALGYGAPFTLAVVAGILQFIPIVGPGVLVAALAGVDILTGMPTRAILVAVLGAVFVGLAPDAIIRPRLASRAAHLPTSLYFIGFTGGLLTVGAIGFIAGPLVVALLVETVELLSRTAKGRQARLDVDGGGPSGGGDDPRRPDEGLRGLGDDTGGPDDTGSPDN, via the coding sequence GTGTCTCTCGCTCGCCGTCGCCGCCGGCTGCTGGCCGGCCTCGTCGCCGGACTGTTGCTGCTCTGTGGGGTGGTGCTGTTCGACGTCCTCCAGACCGTCTTCTTCGCCGTCACCGTCGCGTACGTCCTCTACCCGGTGCAGCGTCGACTCGTCGACCGCGGGGTGCCGGCCTACTGGGCGAGCGCGGTCGTCACCGGGGCCGCGTTCGGCGTCGTCCTCGTCGTCGTGGCCGCGTTCGCGCTCGTGCTCTACAACCGCCGCGAGTCGCTGTTCACCCTCCTCCGTACGGTCCCCAAGGAGGTGACGGTCCCGCTGGGGGAGTTCAGCTACACCCTCGACACGACCACCGCCCTCGCGACCGCCAGGGGGGCGTTGCAGTCGCTCGCCGTGGACGTGGCGACCGCCGCGCCGGTGCTCGCGCTGAAACTGTTCCTGTTCGCCATCCTGCTGTTCGCACTGCTGGTGCGGCCCGGTTCCGTCGGCCGGACCGCGTTCGCCGTGACACCCCCGGCCTACCACGACGTGCTGGTGGCGCTCGACCGGCGCGTCCGGGAGACCCTGTACGGCATCTACGTCCTGCAGGCCGCCACGGCAGCGGGGACGTTCGCGGTCGCGCTGGTCGTGTTCGGGGCACTGGGCTACGGCGCCCCGTTCACGCTGGCCGTCGTCGCGGGCATCCTCCAGTTCATCCCGATCGTCGGGCCGGGGGTTCTGGTCGCCGCGCTGGCCGGCGTCGACATCCTGACCGGGATGCCCACGCGGGCGATCCTCGTCGCGGTGCTGGGTGCCGTCTTCGTCGGCCTCGCCCCCGACGCCATCATCCGACCACGGCTGGCGAGCCGCGCGGCCCACCTGCCCACGTCGCTGTACTTCATCGGCTTCACTGGCGGCCTCCTCACGGTCGGCGCCATCGGCTTCATCGCCGGACCGCTCGTGGTCGCGCTGCTGGTCGAGACGGTGGAGTTGCTCTCGCGGACCGCGAAGGGGCGACAGGCCCGGCTCGACGTGGACGGCGGTGGTCCGAGCGGCGGAGGCGACGACCCCCGGCGACCGGACGAAGGGCTGCGAGGCTTGGGGGACGACACGGGCGGTCCGGACGACACGGGCAGCCCGGACAACTGA
- a CDS encoding ATP-dependent DNA helicase — protein sequence MAGDARPDFVTEGADVSSDDAGTSGGTGDAGGESGDHDDDQPWRDVFGHAEPYDDQVDGIETAIGTGESGGFVALEGACGTGKTHIALTAGIQLVRDPDTQYERVLCLTSVKQQLRQFEQDLRIINANLPEDWTPVSGLTLVGKADVCAYNVAGTGGIDDTNVYERCEGLRERTRALADETSAGDLAAQARSQQVGLADSGSGGDAADYLEAAGGMAPYPEGTPESGNDVEYCPFYAQFLEDLPDDGEASEAVPFDWTETGHIDAQELTRLSVDAGTCPHSVMGALLPEVEVVLGNYYHAFDPTTVETFTGALLDDETFVVCDEAHMLEPRVRDLVSEGVADVSLRDAESELAQVVQPLTMTDETGRQTGPVDQIRAELSDATVDLEDLQRTRQFLRDLRAELGRRVESYLDREHRGWRADLNDLPDDEIPLRDPETPRTDDLTAWAEEEGYTERDWVRAESACAVAARILNSVEEEDTKRTAPAVGRALGAWARADHVDHFREIELERTWDDAQPTDSWRRAYNARFALHNCLPGDAIAERLDEFGGGVLMSATLEPLDAFAEVTGLNHLEREEDRPVITRSYGLDFPPENRESFAVAAPPFTFENRGAPGEETEARRIHASALREVASVAGNVLVGMPNYAEAEWAAEYLRGAVEKEVLLDESSADDVTEDLKQRFFDGPGKVLVTSLRGTLTEGVDYRGDRLSAAVVCGVPLINTASPRTRALRTAYDRRFGDGFEYALTVPAVRKARQAVGRVIRGPEEVGVRVLLDERYAREAWNSVREYLGPDREEFQAVSPDMLSLGLERFREAVGEDGG from the coding sequence ATGGCCGGTGACGCCCGACCCGACTTCGTGACCGAGGGGGCCGACGTTTCGAGCGACGACGCCGGGACGAGCGGCGGAACCGGCGACGCGGGCGGCGAGAGCGGCGACCACGACGACGACCAGCCCTGGCGCGACGTGTTCGGCCACGCCGAGCCGTACGACGACCAGGTCGACGGCATCGAGACGGCCATCGGAACGGGCGAGAGCGGTGGCTTCGTGGCACTGGAGGGTGCCTGCGGCACCGGCAAGACGCATATCGCGCTCACCGCGGGCATCCAGCTGGTCCGGGACCCGGACACGCAGTACGAGCGGGTCCTCTGCCTGACGAGCGTCAAGCAGCAGCTCCGGCAGTTCGAGCAGGACCTCCGCATCATCAACGCGAACCTGCCCGAGGACTGGACCCCCGTGTCGGGGCTCACGCTCGTCGGGAAGGCCGACGTGTGCGCGTACAACGTCGCGGGAACGGGCGGTATCGACGATACGAACGTCTACGAGCGGTGCGAGGGGCTGCGCGAGCGGACCCGGGCGCTCGCCGACGAGACGAGCGCGGGCGACCTCGCGGCGCAGGCCCGCTCCCAGCAGGTCGGGCTGGCCGACTCCGGGAGCGGCGGCGACGCGGCCGACTACCTCGAAGCCGCGGGCGGGATGGCGCCCTACCCCGAAGGGACCCCAGAATCCGGGAACGACGTGGAGTACTGCCCGTTCTACGCGCAGTTCCTCGAGGACCTGCCCGACGACGGCGAGGCGTCGGAGGCGGTCCCCTTCGACTGGACGGAGACGGGCCACATCGACGCACAGGAACTCACGCGGCTGTCGGTCGACGCCGGGACCTGCCCGCACTCGGTGATGGGGGCGCTGCTGCCGGAGGTGGAGGTGGTTCTCGGGAATTATTATCATGCGTTCGACCCCACGACTGTCGAGACGTTCACGGGCGCGCTGCTCGACGACGAGACGTTCGTCGTCTGCGACGAGGCGCACATGCTCGAACCGCGCGTGCGCGACCTCGTGAGCGAGGGCGTCGCGGACGTGTCGCTGCGCGATGCCGAGAGCGAACTCGCACAGGTCGTCCAGCCGCTGACGATGACCGACGAGACCGGGCGGCAGACAGGGCCGGTCGACCAGATCCGCGCCGAGCTATCGGACGCGACCGTCGACCTCGAGGACCTCCAGCGCACACGCCAGTTCCTCCGCGACCTCCGGGCGGAACTCGGCCGGCGGGTCGAGTCCTACCTCGACCGCGAGCACCGGGGCTGGCGGGCGGACCTGAACGACCTGCCCGACGACGAGATCCCCCTGCGCGACCCCGAGACGCCCCGGACGGACGACCTCACGGCGTGGGCCGAGGAGGAGGGGTACACCGAGCGCGACTGGGTGCGCGCCGAGAGCGCGTGTGCCGTCGCTGCGCGGATCCTGAACAGCGTCGAGGAGGAGGACACGAAGCGGACGGCGCCCGCGGTGGGCCGCGCGCTGGGCGCGTGGGCCCGCGCCGACCACGTGGATCACTTCCGCGAGATCGAACTGGAGCGGACCTGGGACGACGCCCAGCCGACCGATTCGTGGCGCCGGGCGTACAACGCGCGGTTCGCGCTCCACAACTGCCTGCCCGGCGACGCCATCGCCGAGCGCCTCGACGAGTTCGGCGGCGGCGTCCTGATGAGCGCGACGCTCGAGCCGCTGGACGCCTTCGCCGAGGTGACCGGGCTGAACCACCTCGAACGCGAGGAGGACCGGCCCGTCATCACCCGGAGCTACGGGCTGGACTTCCCGCCGGAGAACCGGGAGTCGTTCGCGGTCGCGGCACCACCGTTCACCTTCGAGAACCGCGGCGCACCGGGCGAGGAGACCGAGGCCCGGCGCATCCACGCGTCGGCGCTCCGGGAGGTCGCGTCGGTGGCGGGCAACGTCCTCGTCGGGATGCCCAACTACGCCGAGGCCGAATGGGCCGCCGAGTACCTCCGGGGGGCGGTCGAGAAGGAGGTCCTGCTCGACGAATCGTCGGCGGACGACGTCACCGAGGACCTCAAGCAGCGGTTCTTCGACGGGCCGGGGAAGGTGCTCGTCACCTCGCTGCGCGGGACGCTGACGGAGGGCGTCGACTACCGCGGGGACCGCCTGAGCGCCGCCGTCGTCTGTGGGGTCCCGCTCATCAACACCGCCAGCCCCCGGACGCGGGCGCTCCGGACCGCCTACGACCGGCGCTTCGGCGACGGCTTCGAGTACGCACTGACGGTGCCCGCTGTCCGCAAGGCCCGGCAGGCCGTCGGCCGGGTCATCCGAGGGCCGGAGGAGGTCGGCGTCCGGGTGCTGCTGGACGAGCGCTACGCCCGAGAGGCCTGGAACAGCGTCCGCGAGTACCTGGGCCCGGACCGCGAGGAGTTCCAGGCCGTCTCGCCGGATATGCTGTCGCTGGGGCTGGAGCGCTTCCGCGAGGCGGTCGGCGAGGACGGGGGCTGA
- a CDS encoding DUF1684 domain-containing protein, with amino-acid sequence MSMDADFDAEAWATELEEYRAEKDEFFAEHRQSPIPADDREDFEGLTYYDPDPSLRVAARVEPADGEDTIELEMTQGEPQPYERAAKLVFELDGGEHELYGYEQVQPEEGHDHAADDTTTLFVPFRDGTTGDTTYGAGRYMEFEVEGDLADADELPLDFNLAYHPFCVYNEAFACPLAPPENTLDVRIEAGERLARSLGSD; translated from the coding sequence ATGAGCATGGACGCCGACTTCGACGCCGAGGCGTGGGCGACGGAACTCGAGGAGTACCGCGCGGAGAAGGACGAGTTCTTCGCCGAGCACCGGCAGTCACCCATCCCGGCGGACGACCGCGAGGACTTCGAGGGGCTGACCTACTACGACCCGGACCCCTCGCTGCGCGTCGCGGCGCGGGTCGAGCCCGCCGACGGCGAGGACACCATCGAACTGGAGATGACGCAGGGCGAGCCCCAGCCGTACGAGCGCGCGGCGAAACTCGTCTTCGAACTCGACGGCGGGGAGCACGAGCTGTACGGGTACGAGCAGGTCCAGCCCGAGGAGGGCCACGACCACGCGGCGGACGACACGACGACGTTGTTCGTCCCGTTCCGGGACGGCACCACGGGCGATACGACGTACGGTGCGGGCCGGTACATGGAGTTCGAGGTGGAGGGCGACCTCGCCGACGCGGACGAACTCCCGCTGGATTTCAACCTCGCGTACCACCCGTTCTGTGTCTACAACGAGGCGTTCGCCTGCCCGCTGGCGCCGCCGGAGAACACGCTCGACGTGCGCATCGAGGCGGGCGAGCGGCTGGCGCGGTCGCTCGGCTCCGACTGA
- a CDS encoding potassium channel family protein — protein sequence MASLRVVVVGGGRVGTRTAELLDDRGHDVVVVEEDPDRVEALSDEYIATVIQGDATRPSILEQAGLDRADALAALTGRTGVNLATCMVATRLESGLETVMRTDREVGDEYAGFVDAVTFPERAGARATANAIEHDVQTLTEATGALDILEVRVAEGAPVAGRALADVALPRGSLVVSDAAGDTIAGPETVLEPGQSYVLAVAPDVADEVMNLMRG from the coding sequence GTGGCATCGCTCAGGGTGGTCGTCGTGGGGGGCGGCCGGGTCGGGACACGAACCGCGGAACTCCTCGACGACCGGGGGCACGACGTCGTCGTCGTCGAGGAGGACCCAGACCGGGTGGAGGCGCTCAGCGACGAGTACATCGCGACCGTCATCCAGGGGGACGCGACGCGGCCGTCCATCCTCGAACAGGCCGGGCTGGACCGCGCCGACGCGCTCGCCGCGCTGACCGGCCGGACGGGGGTCAACCTCGCCACCTGCATGGTCGCCACCCGGCTCGAATCGGGGCTCGAGACGGTGATGCGGACGGACCGCGAGGTGGGCGACGAGTACGCCGGGTTCGTCGACGCCGTCACCTTCCCCGAGCGCGCCGGCGCCCGCGCGACCGCCAACGCCATCGAGCACGACGTCCAGACGCTGACCGAGGCCACCGGCGCGCTCGACATCCTGGAGGTCCGGGTCGCCGAGGGCGCCCCCGTCGCCGGGCGGGCGCTGGCCGACGTCGCGCTCCCGCGGGGGAGCCTCGTGGTCTCGGACGCCGCCGGCGACACCATCGCCGGCCCGGAGACGGTCCTCGAACCCGGCCAGTCCTACGTCCTCGCGGTCGCGCCGGACGTGGCCGACGAGGTGATGAACCTCATGCGGGGCTGA
- a CDS encoding APC family permease: MSHGEREPAAELGLLDATMIGMGAMIGAGIFVLTGLAAELSGPAAILVFALNGAVTAFTGLSYAELASAIPKSGGGYAFVREIFDDLASFVMGWMLWFAYMIAGGLYALGFAPNFLELLHVYGYVPPPGEVGAVALPVLPAVPAEVALAFVAVLGLVAVNAVSTAASGSVETIFTAVKVTILLVFVAFGFLSAGGGGETSFTFQNFDPLFTGEGGALSILPAMGLTFIAFEGYDLITTVTEEVKNPRENIPKAIFVSLGATVVVYLLVVTVAIGTLGAPGLAAAGEAGIAAAATSFMPTGLPVIQNGGAVIVFGAVFSTVTALNAVVIASSRVAFSMGREGQLLPRFGTIHHRFGTPFLAILGSAIVMLGSVVLPTKSAGNMSSLFFLLSFVVVNGALMKLRRERPDMNRPYEVPYYPVPPVLGIVLNLLLTGVLVEYLFRTDRLALALSAGWIVLGVVAYYALERRREAVGAGAPVDGDLAEEGGD, from the coding sequence ATGTCCCACGGCGAACGCGAGCCCGCGGCGGAACTCGGGCTCCTCGACGCGACCATGATCGGGATGGGGGCGATGATCGGCGCCGGCATCTTCGTGCTGACGGGGCTGGCGGCCGAGCTCTCCGGCCCGGCCGCCATCCTCGTGTTCGCGCTCAACGGCGCCGTCACGGCGTTCACGGGGCTCTCGTACGCGGAGCTGGCCTCGGCCATCCCGAAGAGCGGGGGGGGCTACGCCTTCGTCCGGGAGATCTTCGACGACCTCGCCTCGTTCGTCATGGGGTGGATGCTCTGGTTCGCCTACATGATCGCCGGCGGGCTGTACGCGCTGGGGTTCGCGCCGAACTTCCTCGAACTGCTGCACGTCTACGGCTACGTCCCGCCGCCGGGGGAGGTCGGCGCCGTCGCGCTGCCGGTGCTCCCGGCGGTCCCCGCCGAGGTGGCGCTGGCGTTCGTCGCGGTGCTCGGGCTGGTGGCCGTGAACGCCGTCTCGACGGCCGCGAGCGGGAGCGTCGAGACGATATTCACGGCGGTCAAGGTCACCATCCTGCTCGTCTTCGTCGCCTTCGGCTTCCTGTCGGCGGGCGGCGGCGGGGAGACGAGCTTCACGTTCCAGAACTTCGACCCGCTGTTCACGGGCGAGGGGGGCGCACTCAGCATCCTCCCGGCGATGGGCCTGACCTTCATCGCCTTCGAGGGGTACGACCTCATCACCACGGTCACGGAGGAGGTGAAGAACCCGCGCGAGAACATCCCGAAGGCCATCTTCGTGAGCCTCGGCGCGACGGTCGTGGTCTACCTGCTCGTGGTGACCGTCGCCATCGGCACCCTCGGCGCACCGGGGCTCGCGGCGGCGGGCGAGGCCGGCATCGCGGCGGCGGCCACCTCGTTCATGCCGACGGGGCTGCCGGTCATCCAGAACGGGGGCGCCGTCATCGTCTTCGGCGCGGTGTTCTCGACGGTCACGGCGCTGAACGCCGTCGTCATCGCGTCCTCGCGGGTGGCGTTCTCGATGGGCCGGGAGGGACAGCTGCTCCCCCGCTTCGGGACCATCCACCACCGCTTCGGGACGCCGTTCCTCGCCATCCTCGGCAGCGCCATCGTGATGCTCGGCTCGGTCGTCCTCCCCACGAAGAGCGCGGGCAACATGTCCAGCCTGTTCTTCCTGCTGTCGTTCGTCGTGGTCAACGGTGCTTTGATGAAACTGCGCCGGGAGCGCCCCGACATGAACCGTCCGTACGAGGTTCCCTACTACCCGGTGCCGCCGGTGCTGGGGATCGTGCTGAACCTCCTGCTCACCGGCGTCCTCGTCGAGTACCTCTTCCGGACTGACCGGCTGGCGCTGGCGCTGAGCGCCGGCTGGATCGTCCTCGGGGTGGTGGCGTACTACGCGCTCGAACGGCGGCGGGAAGCCGTCGGGGCGGGGGCCCCCGTCGACGGCGACCTCGCCGAGGAGGGGGGTGACTGA
- a CDS encoding tubulin-like doman-containing protein gives MPMTPTVVVGVGGAGCSVIDRLHDSDGLGWGDQYDERFEYVAVDSDEDALRDAPDAATQVPLRAPAKNIAADKRAYPYLTEDMRIGAKGAERQRPVGRYKLDSGGSYDATVEAISEALEEQADAIEASSDLPPELNVVHVHSLGGGTGSGTVPLVASIIRELSTDLHGERGIGVYATGIGILPELPEDTGTLRPPGDDRYYANTYAALGDLQKLIDAGTDDPLPIYRYAGIDDADDGTMPDTDEIEARRELTGPPYWEYFLVGVDEARMAGDDRGPEPYLDTVRNRITAAIYGIAAEWGSMRLYSRGRMRAKMMTPRHRVGSFDQTQLSVPIEGVRTYCDLNERIAELREQVGRGDGEGVLVGRLRDAQRERAVLERAVDDPTVALRECGEPDSVAEEVEAALDRTIGSGEALAEATPDEVDQFVDTLDGEHDEPTLLLALERADERLTAAEQRRQAALRELVDDEWQRADGTERIDSGASTVPERADALGTYLREEIERLERTIEEGGRWFLPDLGILGPDHEQQLNECRRRLDELEERRAAHEAVSETWRAVRAREEELLETRVEPELDRLDERTEELRERIEQKEDDLDELLADREDKLDELTDAEYGGRIGRLALDERKLREDLDRETLEEELTSLSAFHEQGYLAGDLGDRLDDRIRGSHAWDAAVLSWDDEVVGGFGNRTSGLRAVWMLHSDENTSLPGPTGLGAGQYTFRRSGDDGGFPSFEDPYTVQFLSYALDDVPLTDLRLYTDLEEAAEDGWLDTIIDVWSDYRRAFAYPEWYAHEIRRGFGDVPIELPKLPELDGTAVSVEKEGGELKHWIRTHGLAAYLWSGHEWEDYDAEVTVDGYEDTGWKHRLGEECGLTYKDMRAAVPSDRPAKLWLMGELSWAELLAEVRENLVDEHGIAAELTRG, from the coding sequence ATGCCGATGACGCCGACGGTTGTCGTGGGGGTCGGGGGGGCGGGATGCAGCGTCATCGACCGGCTCCACGACAGCGACGGGCTCGGGTGGGGAGACCAGTACGACGAACGCTTCGAGTACGTGGCGGTCGACTCGGACGAGGACGCGCTGAGGGACGCCCCGGATGCGGCCACGCAGGTCCCCCTTCGGGCACCGGCGAAGAACATCGCGGCGGACAAGCGGGCCTACCCGTATCTCACTGAGGACATGCGGATCGGCGCGAAGGGGGCCGAGCGCCAGCGACCGGTCGGGCGGTACAAGCTGGACAGCGGCGGCTCGTACGACGCGACGGTCGAGGCCATCAGCGAGGCGCTCGAGGAGCAGGCGGACGCGATCGAGGCCTCGTCCGACCTCCCCCCGGAGCTCAACGTCGTCCACGTCCACTCGCTGGGTGGCGGGACCGGGAGCGGAACCGTCCCGCTCGTCGCGAGCATCATCAGGGAGCTCTCGACGGACCTGCACGGCGAGCGCGGTATCGGCGTGTACGCCACCGGAATCGGAATCCTTCCGGAGCTCCCGGAGGACACGGGGACGCTCAGGCCACCGGGCGACGACCGGTACTACGCCAACACCTACGCCGCGCTCGGGGATCTGCAGAAGCTCATCGACGCCGGGACGGACGACCCGTTGCCGATCTACCGGTACGCGGGAATCGATGACGCTGACGACGGAACGATGCCCGACACCGACGAGATCGAGGCACGGCGGGAACTGACCGGACCGCCGTACTGGGAGTACTTCCTCGTCGGCGTCGACGAGGCCCGGATGGCCGGCGACGACCGTGGTCCGGAACCGTACCTGGACACGGTCAGAAACAGGATCACGGCGGCGATCTACGGCATCGCAGCCGAATGGGGCTCCATGCGGCTCTACAGCAGGGGTCGGATGAGAGCCAAGATGATGACACCGAGGCACCGGGTCGGCTCGTTCGACCAGACCCAGCTCTCGGTCCCCATCGAGGGCGTGCGGACGTACTGCGACCTGAACGAGCGGATCGCGGAGCTCCGGGAGCAGGTCGGGCGCGGCGACGGGGAGGGAGTGCTCGTGGGGCGGCTCCGCGACGCACAGCGAGAGCGGGCGGTTCTGGAGCGAGCCGTCGACGATCCGACCGTGGCACTCCGGGAGTGCGGGGAACCGGATTCGGTCGCCGAGGAGGTCGAAGCGGCCCTGGACCGCACCATCGGCTCCGGGGAGGCGCTCGCCGAGGCGACCCCCGACGAGGTCGACCAGTTCGTCGACACCCTCGACGGGGAGCACGACGAGCCGACCCTCCTGCTGGCCCTGGAGCGCGCCGACGAGCGCCTCACGGCGGCGGAACAGCGGCGCCAGGCGGCGCTCCGGGAGCTGGTCGACGACGAGTGGCAGCGGGCCGACGGGACGGAGCGAATCGATTCCGGCGCCAGCACGGTGCCCGAGCGGGCCGACGCGCTCGGGACGTACCTCCGGGAGGAGATCGAACGTCTGGAGCGGACCATCGAGGAGGGCGGGCGCTGGTTCCTTCCGGACCTCGGTATCCTCGGTCCCGACCACGAACAGCAACTGAACGAGTGCCGGCGGCGCCTGGACGAACTCGAGGAGCGACGGGCGGCACACGAGGCGGTGTCGGAGACGTGGCGTGCGGTCCGCGCCCGCGAGGAGGAGCTGCTCGAGACGCGGGTCGAACCGGAGCTGGACCGGCTCGATGAACGGACCGAGGAGCTGCGGGAGCGCATCGAGCAGAAGGAGGACGACCTCGACGAGCTGCTCGCGGACCGGGAGGACAAGCTGGACGAGCTCACCGACGCCGAGTACGGCGGGCGCATCGGCCGGCTCGCGCTCGACGAGCGGAAACTCCGCGAGGACCTCGACCGCGAGACACTCGAGGAGGAGCTCACCTCACTCAGCGCCTTCCACGAGCAAGGCTACCTCGCAGGCGACCTGGGTGACCGACTGGACGACCGAATCCGCGGGAGTCACGCCTGGGACGCCGCCGTGCTGTCGTGGGACGACGAGGTCGTTGGTGGGTTCGGGAATCGAACCAGCGGACTCCGGGCGGTCTGGATGCTCCACAGCGACGAGAACACCTCGCTCCCGGGACCGACCGGGCTCGGTGCCGGGCAGTACACCTTCCGGCGGTCGGGCGACGACGGCGGCTTCCCCTCGTTCGAGGACCCCTACACGGTGCAGTTCCTCAGCTACGCGCTCGACGACGTCCCACTCACCGACCTCCGGCTCTACACCGACCTCGAGGAAGCCGCGGAGGACGGGTGGCTCGACACGATAATCGACGTCTGGAGCGACTACCGCCGCGCCTTCGCCTACCCCGAGTGGTACGCCCACGAGATCCGGCGCGGGTTCGGCGACGTGCCCATCGAACTCCCGAAGCTCCCGGAACTCGACGGGACGGCGGTCAGCGTCGAGAAGGAGGGCGGCGAGCTCAAGCACTGGATCCGTACCCATGGCCTCGCGGCGTACCTCTGGAGCGGCCACGAGTGGGAGGACTACGACGCCGAAGTGACCGTCGACGGGTACGAGGACACCGGCTGGAAGCACCGCCTCGGCGAGGAGTGTGGTCTCACCTACAAGGACATGCGTGCCGCCGTCCCGAGTGACCGGCCAGCCAAACTCTGGCTGATGGGGGAGCTCTCCTGGGCGGAACTCCTCGCCGAGGTTCGGGAGAACCTCGTGGACGAACACGGCATCGCGGCCGAACTGACCCGGGGCTGA